The Camelina sativa cultivar DH55 chromosome 16, Cs, whole genome shotgun sequence sequence CCTAATTCTCCACCACACTATGATTCTTCCTTTAGTGTATTAGAGCCAAAGCTCCGTTCATAAAAACAGAGTTAATACGAGACCAAAATTGTCTAGTGGTATTACTATCGGTGTACAAAAGACCACAACTGCAATGTTACAAAACGGTTCTGAAATGATCCAGTTTGAGCAAGTTGTATCTAAATTGGTTTTGCCTCAACTCATAAAAAATTTCCACTAAGCAATTACCAAGGTGGACATAGCCACAGACCGAATCATGAACCAAGTATTTggatattattgattttttgggTGAATTATCCCAAAATTAATCTTTGGAACCTACAAAAATCACTAATAGATAGAAAATCCACTATATCAAATAGAAGTTACAGAACCATTCAATTTCGATTTCCTTGGTTTATCAGTGGGTTTGCATATGCGGTCaaatgataaataatttaattgaacCGGTCGTGGTTCGTTTCTGATGGTTTTGAGTAATTTACTTTCAAAAAGGgaaatacaccaaaaaaaaaaggaaataccGATTACCGATTAATGGATTATCAGAAAAGAAGGAAATTAAACTAATGGTTTAAGCGAACCGACCATGTTCGTCTCAGGTGATTTTTGAGTAATTAGatttcaaaaaaggaaaaaaggtctATTAAGTCGTTTAATCACTAGGAGGtcagaaaaaatgaaaataacatcgACTAATGAGAAAACGAGTTTAGGGCTAAAgtctatatatattagaaaccgAGTGCAGTGCCGTGCCTAAACTTATGGAGGCCTAGGgcagatttttatatatgtaaaaaaataatttagtattagtttattttattttattttatttaagtatgtgtattattttatatgttagAATTATCATTAgaaattttattacatttctttaataaatataattttcaaacattttaaaacatttctaGGAATGATAttcaagaaaattataattttaatgtatttataatggtttaaaagaaaaatacaaataatttatacaaaaaatgtGGCCTAGGGCTATTGCCCTTTTTATTACATGCTAGGCACGACACTGACCGAGTGAGTTCCGTATCACATTCTTTCGCAACAGGCAaccacacaacaaaacaaaatcttattgTCTCCTTCTCTTCGTTTCTGATTTgtgaattttgagaaaaaaattatcaGAATGGGTGGGTTGAAGAGGAAGATTGATAGAGGGAAGAAGATAGAGACGAAAGATCCACAAGCGGTTGTTTTCTCAAAACGTCGTAAGGGTCTTTACAGCAGAGCCTCTGAGCTTTGTCTTCTCTCCGACGCTCAGATTGCGATCATAGTGACTCCGATTTCTTCTAATTCACATGCCGCTTTCTACACTTTTGGCCACTCCTCTATCAATGGTGTTGTTGTAGCTTTCCTCGCGGATCAGACTCCTCtttgggatgatgatgatgatgaaaagttagggttttggtgggaaGATGAGAGTCTCGCCAATTCAGACTATCCGGAGGATTTGGGTGCCGCTATTGATTCAATGACGAAGATGTTACACGACCTGAAGGAGTTGCAGAATAAGCAAAGGGATCGTGTTGAcgtggaggagaaggagaagggtgGTTCACATGTAACTTATCTCAAGAACGATATGAAGGAGTTGGAAGATAAGCAAAGAGATCTTGTGGAAGTGGAGAAggagaacaacaacaatgctTCACGTGAAAACGTGGGTGGATCATGCAACCAAGGGGCAAGGGCTGGAGGACTTTGATCAATTAATTGATTTATGCGATTAATTCTGATGTCTTCAATGAGTTTACTTTCATTGATTCTGATTTCTTCAATGAGTTAACAAGTTAAACCCTTATTTCAATTactgttttggtttgttttgattagAGATATGTATTTCCTTTATGAAAGGTCCAGTTTGGGTTCGATCAGTTTATCATACTTGATTTTTGGACATTGATCGAACTCAAACCGGTTGATTTGTCTTGATTAATGATTAAACCATCCCCTGCTTGTATGTTTGAAATTTCGTTTATCAACTTCTTTCGACTTAATATGTTTTATCTATGTCATGTTTCCGTATCAAACCATCCCATGTTTGTATGTGTAAAATTTAAGTTCACACATAATATTCATAATTGCCAACAATAACGACATCTCTAGTCTCTTAAATCTTTGATATATCATTCAAGTTATTCAACTGTCAACACTTTCTAAGaaattttgtctttctttctattGTCTCAAAAggatataaaaaatgaaatgaaaattgATATCTGCCTTTTCTTGATTCTTCCTCACTTGCTCTCTCTTTCGTGGATTCGACTAATCCACTATCACATCATCGGATGCACCAGAAGATTCAGCTGATATGCAATACAGTTCCCATCTTTTATGACTTCCACAAGATGATTTGGACTTCATATTGATACCTCTGCCAGGCGCACTACATTATCCAAAGGAGTTACCATAAGGAACCTCAAAACAAATAGCAAATACTGCCAAATGGTAACATGAACTAGGTGATCATGCAAAAATACAGTTGAAGACACAGTTCTGGAGCATATACATTCAAAGATAATCCTTTTTACTATACTTACAGATGATTTCATTCTGCTCGTTCTTCCATTTCTGCCGCATGAATACAAAGAACAAACAGGTGGATGAGCAGTGCTAGCTAGAAACCCAGTTAACGTTCTTGGAGCTTTCCAAGCACAGGAGAGAGCATTGCAATCGCTTCTTGCATTCCCGTCTCCTTTGGTTAGATTACATACGTTCACACTATCCACAGATAATGCATTGCACACACACATAATCAAATCAGTAAACCCAAAACAGAACCAGCCAAAATAGATTCATGAAGTCAAAGCTAGGTTCCTTAACTAGTAATACAAAACTTTGGTCCTCAACAACAAAGGTAGGATATGTTTAGTTGAGTTGGCACATGAACTTACTCAAAGAAGCACTAGTCTGTAATcatctcaaaattcaaactttctCCCTCGCACACATACACAAAACAAGAAGCTTTCCCAAATTGAATTGGATAGCTAATAAAATTTACAGTCCTAAGGGGGAAATTATCTTTAGACACAACACATAATTGCTCTTGAATCCGATTCGGATAATAGAAAAGCGatgaaacaaaagtaaaaaagagaagaaaacgcaCCAGACATGGAAGCAGCAGAAGTCATTGCTAATGAGGCAAAGTAATCCCACTAAATCAATCCACCATTCGATTGATTCGAACAAAGAATTTTTAAAGTATACAGCCTCCGAAATTGCGGAGACGAGAGATTGGTATAAACTCTttttggaagaagagaaaaaggagagagagagaagcacaTAGTGATGTGaaggtgaagaggaagaagaagaggagagaaatcAAGTCTCACTCAGGTAAGCCCCTCCCTCGCCACACAATTGCCctcaaaagattatttttcTCGTATACAAagccagaaaacaaaaacaaaagatattgtttttcctttgtgttttttttttttggtcaactgatGTTATATTTGCATATTagttagaccatctccaatgtatatctctacttttttctctaaaatagagtaactctaaAATAAAGCATTGTTTTCTTCTAATGTACTACTttattttcaactctaaaatatagttagtgtaaaaaaatagaggttaGAATAgaattgctctatatatagagcaatcctatcattttctctaatttagagtaaaatataggGTAGGGTTGaagcaaatgttgctctataatagagttttgactctaaaatagagtggggttggagattTCCTTACAACCTTTTCAGTCATAAGAGAAGATACTTATGGACCTGAACTCTACAAGATTTGAACTTAGAGCCTATGCCCCTTTTGGACAACGGGGGTCTATACAAAAAATGAGCTTCTCGATATGGGCCAAAcacaaaaaagtcaaaaacaaataGAGGGAGGAGCTGTTTCATCTAGGAACACTTGATGAAGCCAAGCATGGTGATTTGAGGCAACATACGATTGTAACCTGCAGTCACTTGTAATGCGTGTTGCTATTAAGAGAGCACCCCTGTTTGAgattaaattttccaaaaacattCTCCAATTTTTGATCGGTTGTAGTGCAGATAAGGCTTCCATCGCCTCATATTTGAAGGACGGCCAAACAGCCGGTCTAGATATGGCATTGAAGAGGAAGGTTTCCTGAAGAGCAAAAACCACCTTCTCTATTTTGTGACTTCTCATACTCTCTATGGCCCAAATCGTTTCATATCcctttggtatcagagccatggcAGTCTAAACTCTAGCTCTTCTCTTCCAGAAAGGTAATACGCCATAACGTTGTCTTCTACCATGCTAGTATGAAAGTATGCTCTGTGGTTGCCATATTAATGGATCCTCCACATCAGAAATCTAACTATGCTAAGAAAAAACGGTATGGAGAAAAATTTCTATGAGGTTGTAATGCTCGAAGTACCTTGAGGCTTTTAATGTTGCAATAGTTTTGCCTCGGTTTGCGTAGCTAAGCACCTCTTGATTGATTTCTCTATATTCGTAGTAGGTAAAATAAAACAGGGAGACAACTTATGGACTGTTATTACTTCAATGGTTAGAAGAGAGTTATAGTATTCTGTCTTGCTTTCTGGTTCTATCCTATATTATGGaaagttcatcttctttgtctaaaaCCCCTTCTTTTCGACGATCAAATTCTAAAAAGATTGAGTACTTATATGAAGTAGAGTATGTGAGTGATGATAGCAAAGTTCCTATTACCCAACTCCCATTACTTAATCCTTACAAAGCTTTCaccaaaccaaattccacttttCCAAAAGACATTCGCCAGGTGTTTGTCCCTAACAAACATAATGCAAAGGAGCTTGTTCTAGCCTCTCCGTTGGAACAACACCTTATCCCGGCGACAGAAACAGAACAGATGATTCCCCTCAGAATCAATGAAGGCATGATACATCATTGGCGAACTCAAGGATATACTCATCTTCACTATGGAGCAATACGTTTGGCGCTAACACTCCATGGCAGAAAAGGCTTACCAGTTGTAGCACGGGTAGCTCTCCTTGACACCCGATACAAGGAATACCAGCATGCTTGTATTGCAACTATCCAGACAACACTAAACGCTGGCACTGTTTTCGTCACCCTCTTCCCAAATTTCAACGTGGCATTGGAAGACCCTCAAATATATCAGAACATGCAAATCCAGCTGCAAATCACAGGCGCTCCACAAATTGGAAACACATATGCGGCAACACTTCACCATCAAATGGCGTACAGAGTCCAAAATCATGCAATGGACTTAAGTCTCCCAAGAGACACTGAAGATGCACTACTCATACAATTGGAGTCACAGCATAGCCCGTCGTGCATCCATATTCCTAGACAGATTCCTAGAGATGAGCTTGTCAAGTTACTTCCAGAATCATGGGTTACCAATTACGAAAAACTCCATGACCGGAGTACCCCAATACAATCGGTGGACTCTTCTATTCATAGGAGAAAAGATGGAGCTGTAGAGATTGCCTtcaagcaacaagaagaaaagtcaaGACCAACGGCTTTCTGCACAGAAATCAATACAATTACTCCTTTTGAAGACACTCAAACCTTGGAGATCAATCCACGTTTAGATGGTGTTCCGATCTCATCCTTTGATTCGTTGGGAGATCCCATTTACTCTTTCCAAGATGAAACAGGCCACAAATTCTTTGATGTTTGCGATTGCCAACACTGTCAGATGAAtagttctgatgatgatgacacccCAAGGCgtaggagaaaaaagaaaactacacaaCAAATTCTCAAAGAACGATTTGAGTCTGGAGATCCACAAGTTGGCCTTCTCGGAGAACCAAGTGGCAAGAATTTTGAATACTATGTATTGTATTCAGGTGGCTCAACTCCCACAACACCTGAAAAAGAAGAGGTACAACTAAGTTACATGTTCGGACCCCCATCCCAGCAGGATTCACCATTTCCATCCAAGGAGTTTGAAGAAAGCAATATAAAGCACTCATGGAAAATCCGGAATCCAAATGTTAAGAATCCAGATGGTTCAGTAAAGCAGATCAGTGCCGCAGAAGCAACGTTAAACTGGCAGTCGGAGAACGCCGTAACCCAAAACCATCTATTAAGCCAGATTGACAAAAAGGTAACCATCATGGACCTTTCCATTAAAGAACTCACCAAAAAGATAATCTCTCTCCACCAAGAACTTCTCCACCTTGCAACTACTGTCTCCATGAACTCTCCCCTCATGTTCCAAAAAGAGTCCGAGCTAAAGTCCCTTAAAGCTCAATTACACTCCTTACAAAACCAACCCAAAACTCAACCACCAACTCCATATGACCTTTTTACACCATATCCCATCTACACACCACCTTACACAGCCCAAACACAACCTTTATCTTTTTCCCAAGACCCAAGTATTTTTGGAGCATCCTCCTTCTTACCAACAAAAGTTCTCTATGAACAACagtctaccaaaaagaaaaagccaacAGAAAAAAGACCAGGGAAGGAAGCCATACTTGAACCACCCAAACCGCTTACCGAGACATCAAAATCTCAAGACCAACCCGAAGCCAGCAAAATGCAATTCATGGTGGAGCACGCTAATCCAATCACTGTTTTTCTCGAGAAGGtcgcaaaacaagaaaaaagacttTCTCAAGGAAGTATGATGAATAAGGTACCAACAACATTAAAAGATGAGAATGATGAGGCCATGATCCCACATTTTATGATGGCTTCACCTGCTGTGGTTGAAGAAGACATAGAGAGTGAAGGTGGAAACGTATATGAAGAAACCCAAGAACTGGACAAGATCAGACAGAAGGAAACCCGCGGTTTAGTACAGAACCACATAAGGGTTtctcttttgatgatgttcCCCCTTCAAAATGGCGTGACAAAGTATATGAGATGCATGCATGGCTaacagaacaacaacttaaCCCAGGAGCCACTTTACCTACATCGATTGATAAACTGGTGGCTAAATTCCAAGGACGTCTCAGGCAATGGTGGATAAGCCTAGGTCAATATCGACAATTACAAATCCGACAATCTCCAACAATCGATGCTTTGGTGGGACACATTCATAATGAATTTCTCGGCACATGGGATCACTATACTATCCAAGCAAGAGAAGAATATCTTAGCATGAGATGTTGTTCCTTCAAGAGGAAGGATCTTGAAAGACATTATGAGCGGATGTCAAAGAGATTCTATGCCCTAAATGGAATAGATGATGTCAACCTCAAACAGGCGTACCTGAATTCACTTCCAGAACCACTTGGAAATGAAACGTCAAGGGTATTGTCTCTCAAGAATATGCCTCTCAATCAAGCTTCACTCggagaaatatatcaaatttctctGGCAGCCCTTGAAAAGCTATGCAACCACCAGAAGTTTTTCAAACAGCTTCAGGAACAAGGAAAACTTCTAGGAAAAGCATGTGATCGGCCGGAACTCAGTATCAAATGCAGAGAAAAGAAATGCCATTGTTCTACAagtcatggaaaagaaaaaagctataGAAGCAAGTGGCAGAAGAAATATCCAAAGTTATCTTCtagaaagaaatggaaattcttcaggaagaaaactcaaagaggTTTCAAAAAATCAGACAGATGTTACATCTGCAAGAAGAAGGGACATTATGCGAAACAGtgtcctaacaagaagaagagagacaacctCCTTGGCTACTTGGCACAAGTTGAAGATATTGACGACTCGGATATTGAATCCATCTTTTCCCTTGATGATGAACCAACTGATGATACAGTTCTTGCAATGGGTATGGAGTTTGAAGATGAATCTTCAGAAGAGGATACTGGAGATGAAAGCGATAGAGACGACCAGTTCATGTTGTTTGACCTCTACACATTCGATTTCTGCAAAGTAGAGCAATCACATCAAGAAGAATTGGTGTATCTAACCCAACCATCTCCAAATGCCAAGATCTACATCTTCCCAAACAAGTATGATAAACCAATACCGGTCATTGCCTATTTTGACACTGGAGCTGCTTCATCCATCATCAAACCAGACCTCCTCCCAGCTTCACATTGGAATTCATGTTCAGTCGCTTTCAAAGCAGCCAACGGCCAGATATTTCATATCTCTCTTATCAGCAAGCCAATATACATCCAACTTTTCCCCGGATACATGATTAAATCCAAAGTATTTGGTTCTGAACTCCCTGGAAAGGACTTTATACTTGGATTTGATATCCTCCATAGTCTTCGGAGAGTTTCGTGGCACCCAAAAGGTCTCAAGCACAAAAATCAGCTGCTACCTTGGACAACGGTGTCTCATCTATACCCTATGGAGATGCTTAATcccataaaagaagaaatagcAAAGACATCTTGCGCCACCTCTCATTCGGAGTTTCTCACAAAGTGCTCATCTCCTTTATGGAAGAATCCAGATTTCTTCATATCCTTACCTTTCAAGAAGAATGAAGATATCAACCCAACTAAAGCAAGTCACCCAGGAATGAACCCAGATCACTACAATCTTGCACTCGAAGAGATTGACCAACTCCAAAAAGAAGATCTCATTGAGAAGACCACTTCACCTTGGGCATGCGAAGCATTCTACGTCAACAAACGGGCTGAACAGGTGCGAGGAAAACTCAGATTGGTCATCAACTATCAACCACTCAACCATTTCCTTGCCGATGACAAGTTTCCTTTGCCAAAGAGAGAAGTGTTATTCCAAAAACTCCCGCAAGCACAAATCTTCTCCAAGTTTGACTTAAAAGCAAGATTTTGCAGCTTGGAATCAAACCAGAAGACAGACCAAAGACGGGATTCTGTGTACCAGATCGCCATTACCACTGGAAAGTCATGCCCTTTGGACTTAAGGTAGCTCCTTCACTGTTCCAAAAAGCTATGATCAAGATATTCGAGCCTATCCTCCCAAATGCACTGGTGTATATCGACGATATTCTGCTATTCTCCTCAAACATAGATTCCCACACTTCGTTACTGGCAAAATTTCACGATATCATACAGAAATACGGTATTATGTtatcagagaagaagatggtgattgGAGAAACGGAGATTGATTTTTTAGGAATGCACATATCCAAGGGAGAATACTACCTCCAACCTCACATTGCCACCCAGCTCAATGAGTTTCCAGATGAAAGATTATCTTTCAAGCAAGTCCAACAGTTTTTGGGGATTGTTAACTATATGGCGGATTTCATTCATGGTCTTGCAAAACATAGATCGATTCTCTCTGCTCAACTCAAGAAAGATGCCCCTCCTTGGAGCCAGAAATGCACAGAAGCAGtgaaagaattgaagaaaatttCCACAACCTTACCAGCTCTAAAAATCCcatcaaagggaagaagaatTCTGCAGACGGACGCAAGTGATTGCTATTGGGGAGCAGTACTcttagaagaagacgaaaaaggGAAGAGACATATTTGTGGCTACAAAAGTGGAGTCTTCAAAGATAGTGAAAAACACTATCATTCTACTTACAAGGAGATACTCGCTGTCAAAAGAGGAATAgaaaaatttgagtttcattTGGTGGGCCAACATTTCCTCATCGAAATGGACATGTCCTCCTTTCCAAAAATGATTCAGTTCAAGCAGAAGATGTTACCACAAGCTCAGTTACTCAGGTGGGCAAGTTGGTTTTCCCAGTGGAAATTCGATGTTAAACACATCAAAGGAAAAGACAACTTCCTCCCAGATTTTCTTTCAAGAACTCAGCGTCAAATCTCGTCAATAGTACCCATGATATACACCCTCAGTCCAGACAATCCAACAGAAGATAATCTGCGGAAAATGATTGCCGATATGCCGCATGGAATAAGGGAATCGTTACTCGACAATGTATTGATCTACAGAGGGATTGAGACACTGCATGGTTTTCTAAAGCTCTATATACACCGATATGGTCTTGATCAGGGTCCACTTCTTGGCCTCCCTTACCACCCGGCCTATCCCTTCCTTACCACCATTCATATGAACCCTGCTCATTATAGCCGGTTTCCTATAGAAGCATACCTCCTACTCTGGTACATGGCAGATCTTTACACTATTGCGGTCCTCATTCATAAAAGTCAACTACTCCAGTACTTGGCGAAATGCATATTGACCAGACGGAAGGCacattacaaattattatacaaatggCTCACATTATTCCACGATGTTACCTGGTGGCAAGAACATGTTCGTGCACAGCCTGAGTTGGATATACTTGTCACGTTCAGGATTACTACAatccaagaagaacaagacgGAGAAATCATTATCCTAAAGAAATATGATGCGAACGTTGAGACAAGCTACAATAATGATGCTTTTGCCTCGGGGAATTTCCATCAACGTGCAAAGCAAATTGCATTATTGAATGGATTTAATGAATCTGAAGTTGACCCTAATCTTCTTTGTCCTCACACAGCTCACTGGCACAACAGACACGTCTACCCGCTAGGATTCGCTGAAGAAATACGACAAGTGCTTGCAGGCTTCCATGATCAATACGCGTGGCCACAATCAAATCCAGATCATCCAGTCTACAGAGTTGAAGGAAAAACGTACAAGATAAAACGATATATTCCAGGCCAAAAGATCTACGTCACAGAAGTCGCCTCAGACAGTGAAGAAGACGACAACGGATAAGATAGACGTCGCCTCTCTTTTGGAGACAGGAGGAATAAGTAATAAGTGAGTGATATATAAACTGAGCTTCTCTTTGGTCAGCTACTCTCTTGAAATTCCGTCTACTATGGAGTAAAACGACACCCTCATGGTCTCTCAAGACCCAAGCACCACCAGCTAGTTTATTTCTTTTGGACCATGAATTACCTATGTTGCACTTAAGCCAACCTGTAGGTGGAGGTAACCATTGCTTACCTTCTTGATTGACATCTCTCGCAAGATTCCTTCCTCCACGAAGTTGAGGGGTAACTTGAGGTGATGCATTCTCCTCATCGATTCTTTAAGCTTCTACCCACTCAAACCAGTCATCTTTCGCTTTCTGAGCTTAGTCAATAGGTGAAAAACCTTGACCTTCAAACGCAACCTGGTTCTTGTTTTTCCACAACCACCACAAGACCCAAGGAAAGGTCTTTCTTATGTCTTCTGACCAGAATATGTTATCCTAGTTTGCTAGAACGAAGTAGATGTTTGAGAAAACTGATCCATTATGAAAACCAAACTCTGGAGAAGGAATGCCTGCAATAGCCCAAGTTTGTCTAGCCACGGGACAAACAAAAAGCACATGATTAATGAACTCTCCTTCGAAACCACATATAGGACATCTTCCCGACCATTTAGGGTTGTAGCTACCGGTAAGGCTCCAGAAAAGTCCTTTTATAGGAATACTTTCAGTTTAGGATCAGTTGGGATCTGCCAAACTTGTTCTTTCAACGAGTTTGTAGATGGAAGTTGATTTGCTTGAGTTCTGATAGATATATTGGTTGACTGAGAGGCTAACCAATATGCAGATTTAACCGAAAAGTCTCCACTTTTGTTGTAGCGCGAGGTGTAGTAATCTTCATGATCAATTACTGGCTTGATTTTGGTGATTCTTTGAAAGTCACACGGAAGAAAATGTTCAAATAGTTTATGTGGatcccattttcttcttcttctgtcaatCAAATGATACACTATGAGATTAGGTTTGAAAAAGCTATTTTTCCTCCATGGGCATTATTTCTCCATCTTCAATCCAGTTGTCCATCCAAACTCTGATGGATTTACcgtttccaatattttttttaggccTTTCACCAGTAAATCCTTCCATGCAAAATGCTTCTCCAAGCAATGGATAGGCGAGCTCCCagttttgatttagaaaatcAGAGGAAGGGAAGTACTTACCCTTCATCACCTTCGCAAAGAGACAATCGGGGAAGTGGAGGATTCTCCAAGCTTGTTTAGATAAAAAAGCTTGGTTAAACGTTCCAATGTCTCTGAAACCCATCCCACCTTGATCTTTTGGAAGACATAGCTTCTCCCAACTCTGCAGCCAATGGATCTTGTTTGAGTGTTCAACATTATTCCCCCAGAAATCAGCCATCACACTTGCAAGGTTTGAACAAGATGTTTTGGGGAGCTTGAAACAAGTCATGAGAAAAACATGCATTGCCAAAGCTACAGAATTTAGCAAGACTTTCTTACCGCCCTAAGATAGAGACTTGTTGTACCAACCAGAAAGTTTACCTTTTACTCGATCCTTGATATCGCTTAAGAGATGAACTTTTGATCCAGAGAAACATTCAGGCATGCCTAAGTAAGCCCCTGCCCCACCTTCTTTGAAGATTCCCATCTTATTTTGAATGCCTCCCTTAAGAGCTGGATTCACATTGATCCCAAAAGTAATAGAAGATTTTTACATGTTAACTGCTTGACCATTGATTTTTCCATACCTTCTTAGGATTTCTTATAATAGTACATGACTTTGATCCATGGTTGCTTTGCAAATGAATATGTTATCATCATCAAAGAGTAAAATATGAATTTCTGGACCTTGATCATCAAACTTGATCACCTCTATCATTCCTTCTATTTGAGCTTTATTGAGAAGATGAGTCAGACCTTATGTGCAAAGATCAAGGAGGAAATGTGATAGGGGATCACTTTGGCGAATACCACGTTGGGGAGTAGTCAGACGAAAAGGTTGATCGTTGATAAGAACAGAATACGTAACATAGCAGACACAACTCATGACCCATTCTATCCACCGGTT is a genomic window containing:
- the LOC109129497 gene encoding uncharacterized protein LOC109129497, which produces MGIFKEGGAGAYLGMPECFSGSKVHLLSDIKDRVKALAMHVFLMTCFKLPKTSCSNLASVMADFWGNNVEHSNKIHWLQSWEKLCLPKDQGGMGFRDIGTFNQAFLSKQAWRILHFPDCLFAKVMKGKYFPSSDFLNQNWELAYPLLGEAFCMEGFTGERPKKNIGNGKSIRVWMDNWIEDGEIMPMEEK
- the LOC104753616 gene encoding agamous-like MADS-box protein AGL97, encoding MGGLKRKIDRGKKIETKDPQAVVFSKRRKGLYSRASELCLLSDAQIAIIVTPISSNSHAAFYTFGHSSINGVVVAFLADQTPLWDDDDDEKLGFWWEDESLANSDYPEDLGAAIDSMTKMLHDLKELQNKQRDRVDVEEKEKGGSHVTYLKNDMKELEDKQRDLVEVEKENNNNASRENVGGSCNQGARAGGL